Proteins from a single region of Desulfovibrio sp. UCD-KL4C:
- a CDS encoding Zn-dependent hydrolase, whose translation MNPHPVLETQPSLNHLTSDAEKLFADLEELSRDKIGVSRASYGAGESKAFDMIESFAQNEGLITSRDAAANLVIELEKISDDQEYILVGSHLDSVPQGGNYDGAAGVIAGLLCLVEYKRIGRSPETPIKVIALRGEESAWFDACYLGSKALLGKLGKSDQALPQRDDGKTLGTHMAECGADIDRIAKGEILIDTSKIKAFFELHIEQGPVMIARNLPVAAVTGIRGNIRHRKIKCIGEDGHSGAVPRWLRRDAVFATADLITRVDDHWTTILQHGGDLVATTGILTTNTQNHAMSRIPGLVTFSFEARSQYEHTLAAIEALLHSECATITYDRKVQFEFDKPVKTPPAVLDQSIVERINKACGDEGLPIEAIPSGAGHDASLFANAGVPTGMIFVRNRNGSHNPEEEMDIADFIKGTSVLYRTITDFK comes from the coding sequence ATGAATCCACATCCGGTTTTAGAAACTCAGCCCAGTCTCAACCATTTGACAAGTGATGCAGAAAAACTGTTTGCAGATCTGGAAGAATTATCCAGAGATAAAATAGGTGTATCCCGAGCTTCATACGGCGCAGGTGAAAGTAAAGCTTTCGATATGATTGAAAGTTTTGCCCAAAATGAAGGGCTGATAACTTCACGTGACGCTGCGGCAAACCTTGTTATTGAACTTGAAAAAATATCTGATGATCAGGAATATATACTTGTAGGTTCACACCTTGATTCAGTTCCGCAAGGCGGAAACTATGATGGTGCAGCCGGAGTTATCGCAGGATTACTTTGTCTGGTTGAATACAAACGAATAGGCAGATCTCCTGAAACTCCTATTAAAGTTATAGCCTTGCGCGGTGAAGAAAGTGCATGGTTTGATGCATGTTATCTGGGTTCAAAAGCCCTTCTTGGTAAACTCGGAAAATCAGACCAGGCATTACCCCAGCGCGATGATGGCAAAACACTCGGGACTCATATGGCTGAGTGCGGAGCTGACATTGATAGAATTGCCAAAGGCGAAATCCTGATTGATACATCTAAAATAAAAGCTTTCTTTGAACTGCACATTGAGCAGGGTCCGGTTATGATTGCCCGCAATCTTCCGGTTGCTGCTGTAACCGGAATTCGCGGTAACATCAGACACAGAAAAATTAAATGTATAGGCGAAGATGGTCATTCCGGAGCTGTTCCACGCTGGCTGAGACGGGATGCTGTTTTTGCCACTGCGGATTTAATTACCCGCGTGGATGATCACTGGACAACGATTCTACAGCACGGTGGAGATCTGGTTGCAACAACAGGAATTTTAACAACCAATACTCAAAACCATGCAATGTCTCGGATTCCAGGATTAGTCACATTCAGTTTTGAAGCAAGAAGTCAGTACGAACATACTCTTGCCGCCATTGAAGCATTGCTCCATTCAGAATGCGCCACAATTACTTATGACCGCAAAGTTCAATTTGAATTTGATAAACCTGTAAAAACTCCTCCCGCAGTGCTTGACCAAAGTATTGTTGAGCGCATAAATAAAGCTTGTGGGGATGAAGGTTTGCCAATAGAAGCTATACCTAGCGGAGCTGGACATGATGCGTCACTCTTCGCAAATGCAGGTGTTCCCACAGGAATGATTTTTGTGAGAAACCGCAATGGTTCGCATAACCCTGAAGAAGAAATGGATATTGCAGATTTCATTAAGGGCACATCTGTACTTTACCGCACAATTACGGACTTCAAATAA